In the genome of Pichia kudriavzevii chromosome 4, complete sequence, one region contains:
- a CDS encoding uncharacterized protein (PKUD0D00880; similar to Saccharomyces cerevisiae YJL062W-A (COA3); ancestral locus Anc_1.314) encodes MHPSSLARNMMSNKGYYEPHTYRMSPAMLRARQPYFVKNMIGLAVLVAIPVGIYMYTYNFLNQDDFDDIPIPPLDEETIKELQREYAETKNKK; translated from the coding sequence ATGCATCCTTCCTCTTTAGCAAGAAATATGATGAGCAACAAAGGGTATTATGAACCCCACACATATAGAATGTCACCAGCAATGCTTCGTGCCCGTCAGCCATACTTTGTCAAAAACATGATTGGTTTGGCTGTCCTTGTGGCCATTCCGGTCGGTATCTACATGTACACATACAATTTCTTGAACCAAGATGACTTTGACGATATTCCAATTCCTCCATTAGATGAGGAAACCATTAAGGAGTTGCAAAGGGAATATGCAGAAACCAAAAATAAGAAATAA
- a CDS encoding uncharacterized protein (PKUD0D00890) encodes MDLGYSSDSDSEVEDHHTEDRKQEDVPLDVTKVFAFQKLGCRVARPDRVDIADTFRKVLDQRIENSENDEDVPSSDELNLEEEKGQQLDGVPAQGEVAEFDMGKFYKENQEAIESGGFSETQQQNSGKITLHRGTHGVGRLDDVIRFNINNREKIMYQNSARIAKEKAAAKNKH; translated from the coding sequence ATGGATTTAGGATACTCTTCAGACTCTGATAGTGAAGTTGAAGACCATCATACGGAAGacagaaaacaagaagatgTGCCACTCGATGTGACGAAAGTCTTTGCTTTCCAGAAATTAGGTTGTAGAGTAGCACGACCAGACAGAGTGGATATTGCCGATACCTTCAGGAAGGTACTTGATCAACGAATAGAAAATTCAGAAAACGATGAAGACGTTCCTTCTTCAGATGAATTGAATttagaggaagaaaagggACAACAACTTGATGGTGTTCCTGCCCAAGGTGAAGTTGCCGAATTTGACATGGGTAAGTTTTACAAAGAAAACCAAGAGGCTATAGAATCCGGGGGCTTTAGTGAGACGCAACAGCAGAATTCGGGTAAAATAACACTACACAGAGGTACCCATGGTGTTGGAAGATTGGATGATGTTATCAGGTTCAACATTAACAACCGGGAAAAAATTATGTACCAGAATAGTGCAAGAATAGCCAAGGAGAAAGCCGCAGCAAAGAACAAGCACTGA
- a CDS encoding uncharacterized protein (PKUD0D00900; Pfam Domains: Pyr_redox_2(2e-08)), with translation MNINKIAIIGGGPSGLVTLNELLHTSKDGTSTIQSFEVEKNRISDDPAFEKIVVFEQGQDIGGVWKYSEERDPSFPKCDPNNYHRPEFVSPAFECPPSEELKCTSREKPFCRDISSQSSTWTKSGIYKHLFTNVPNNLMRFSSGLDIEIPGTASHENPYYPFVTHQQVLQYLEEYTRVNNLREYIRFNSTVVKLHKVDGKWRVTVLNKGDESSKDKWYIEDFDAVVLATGRFNIPFVPYVEGMCEYNESHPTVISHTKAYREVEEYRGKKVLVVGSSISAIDLLQYLIPAAREVWVASDRKVESGGHVKEGQWIHDILSDENAKFHRCRRIQRIHTDGGVEFTDGSIQYDFEKILFATGYHLSYPFLDVPENAGKEYIRILSGKHGSENHAQTKSDGLFMHTFSVVDPTLAFVGIAHNPLIFLTSEANAMAISGVWSGSRELPPVAEQVDWCAEKLDLERVGLQMIDENDLKDFIDEIYSYAPKDRVSFSYLIKEDEVERSRHVLKDLFYDYTEGRRC, from the coding sequence ATGAACATCAACAAGATCGCAATTATAGGAGGAGGACCCAGTGGTTTGGTGACACTAAATGAACTCCTGCATACATCTAAAGATGGAACATCAACGATACAAAGCTTTGAAGTGGAGAAGAACAGAATTTCCGATGATCCtgcatttgaaaaaatagtgGTTTTTGAACAGGGTCAGGATATAGGTGGAGTGTGGAAGTATTCTGAGGAGAGAGACCCCTCTTTCCCCAAATGCGATCCCAATAACTATCACAGACCGGAATTTGTGAGCCCTGCGTTTGAATGTCCCCCCTCAGAAGAATTAAAATGTACATCGAGAGAGAAACCGTTTTGCAGAGATATCTCATCACAAAGTTCAACATGGACTAAAAGTGGAATATATAAACATCTATTCACTAATGTTCCAAATAACCTGATGCGCTTTTCATCTGGATTAGACATTGAAATTCCTGGTACGGCATCGCATGAAAACCCGTACTATCCTTTCGTAACCCATCAACAAGTTTTACAATATCTAGAGGAATATACAAGGGTGAACAATTTGCGTGAATACATCAGATTCAATTCGACTGTAGTGAAACTTCATAAGGTCGATGGGAAATGGAGGGTCACTGTTTTAAACAAAGGTGATGAATCTAGCAAAGATAAGTGGTacattgaagattttgatgcTGTAGTTTTAGCTACAGGGAGGTTTAATATCCCATTTGTTCCGTATGTTGAAGGGATGTGCGAATATAACGAATCTCATCCAACTGTGATTTCACATACCAAGGCATATCGGGAAGTAGAAGAATATCGTGGCAAAAAAGTGTTAGTTGTAGGGTCCAGTATCAGCGCTATTGATCTGTTACAGTACTTGATTCCTGCCGCTCGAGAAGTTTGGGTGGCTAGTGATAGGAAAGTGGAAAGTGGAGGACACGTCAAGGAAGGACAATGGATTCATGATATATTAAGTGATGAAAACGCAAAGTTTCATAGGTGTCGCAGAATACAACGCATTCATACCGATGGAGGTGTTGAATTTACAGACGGATCAATTCAATAcgattttgagaaaatattGTTTGCAACTGGGTATCACTTGTCATATCCTTTCTTAGACGTTCCCGAAAATGCAGGAAAGGAGTACATTCGAATCCTCTCGGGCAAGCACGGGTCTGAGAATCATGCCCAGACCAAATCAGATGGCTTATTCATGCACACATTTTCTGTAGTTGATCCCACGTTGGCTTTTGTGGGGATTGCGCACAACCCACTGATATTTTTAACATCCGAAGCCAATGCAATGGCGATATCAGGAGTTTGGAGTGGATCCCGGGAACTCCCACCAGTGGCAGAGCAAGTCGATTGGTGTGCAGAGAAACTCGATTTGGAGAGAGTTGGTCTACAAATGATCGATGAAAATGACTTGAAGGATTTCATTGATGAGATTTATTCTTATGCTCCTAAGGACAGGGTCAGCTTCTCTTATCTGATTAAGGAGGACGAGGTTGAACGATCCAGACACGTACTTAAAGACTTATTTTACGATTATACTGAAGGCAGGAGATGCTGA
- a CDS encoding uncharacterized protein (PKUD0D00910; similar to Saccharomyces cerevisiae YJR055W (HIT1); ancestral locus Anc_1.499), producing MSFFQGLKPRNHFYNTMLCGVCHEKESKYTCPKCECRYCSLTCFKDDKHKEMDNRAIEKHPIKEDTSEDKSKEVKTEDIQDPMLAKLMQSSEFQEYIASPVLQFHILTVLEIINNISLTNEYSKDGRFEIASRKLNNLRLGGVEENEYVEEFVSWLLTWIENYKKENTTTS from the coding sequence ATGAGTTTCTTTCAAGGTTTAAAACCTCGTAACCACTTCTACAATACTATGTTATGCGGGGTTTGCCATGAAAAGGAGTCCAAATATACTTGTCCAAAATGTGAATGTAGATATTGCTCGCTAACATGTTTCAAGGATGACAAACACAAGGAAATGGATAATCGTGCGATTGAAAAACATCCTATTAAAGAAGATACATCTGAAGACAAAAGCAAAGAGGTTAAGACCGAGGACATTCAAGATCCAATGTTGGCAAAATTGATGCAATCGTCAGAATTCCAGGAGTACATAGCGTCGCCAGTTTTACAATTCCATATTCTTACAGTTTTagaaattatcaataacattTCATTGACCAACGAATATTCGAAAGATGGACGTTTCGAAATAGCAAGTCGAAAACTAAACAATCTTCGATTAGGCGGTGTAGAGGAAAATGAATATGTGGAGGAGTTTGTTTCATGGCTACTAACATGGattgaaaactataaaaaggaaaatacaACCACCAGTTGA
- a CDS encoding uncharacterized protein (PKUD0D00920; similar to Saccharomyces cerevisiae YBR053C; ancestral locus Anc_3.262), with amino-acid sequence MSVIESPNKQVFQVQEVYSGPHGQLLEGTTYDERTDTFFYIDVKAGTVYAVANSTGSTKAAEDKIKAYKVSNTIGFVGLTTDVNKIICAVDLGITLLDLTTGETEQIAAYPNGNVVNGGQLRSNDGGIDKDGTLWIGTMEGGLHRRFGSMYLLKQKGGVLTELWNECFIPNGINWDEKNGVMYWTESGEHTIYKYDYDASNNHVYLDSKTKYFVDEKDPDGSCLDKDGNLYVAIYGSNKVIRITRKGEIDMEWKFPSQNITCCIFGDKDLSSLYVSCGNGAAEGDLGAAIFKIDLSQLGIKGVPSHKFIL; translated from the coding sequence ATGTCAGTCATCGAATCCCCTAACAAGCAAGTCTTTCAAGTCCAAGAGGTTTACTCAGGCCCACACGGCCAACTCCTAGAGGGTACAACCTATGACGAAAGAACTGATACTTTTTTCTATATTGATGTTAAGGCAGGTACCGTTTATGCTGTTGCCAATTCCACAGGCTCCACAAAGGCAGCTGAAGATAAGATCAAGGCTTATaaagtttcaaatactATTGGGTTTGTAGGGTTAACCACCGATGTAAATAAGATCATCTGTGCTGTTGATTTGGGGATTACGTTACTCGATTTAACGACAGGTGAAACTGAACAGATAGCAGCGTATCCAAACGGCAATGTTGTCAATGGGGGCCAATTGAGGTCCAACGATGGTGGCATTGATAAAGATGGTACACTTTGGATCGGTACCATGGAGGGCGGATTGCACAGGAGATTCGGTAGTATGTACCtattgaaacaaaaaggtGGCGTACTTACTGAGCTTTGGAACGAATGCTTTATTCCAAATGGTATCAATTGGGATGAGAAGAACGGTGTTATGTATTGGACCGAGTCGGGCGAACATACAATTTATAAGTATGACTATGATGCTTCCAATAACCATGTGTACTTGGATTCCAAGACTAAGTACTTTGTTGACGAAAAAGATCCTGACGGATCATGTTTGGACAAAGACGGTAATTTATACGTTGCTATATATGGATCCAATAAAGTCATTAGGATCACCCGAAAGGGAGAAATCGATATGGAATGGAAGTTCCCATCCCAAAACATCACTTGCTGTATCTTTGGTGATAAAGATTTGTCGTCACTTTACGTTTCCTGTGGCAATGGTGCAGCGGAGGGCGACTTAGGCGCTgcaattttcaagattgaTCTCTCTCAATTAGGAATTAAGGGTGTTCCATCTCACAAGTTCATTTTGTGA
- a CDS encoding uncharacterized protein (PKUD0D00930) — protein MKKYSLAATHVPVPLVYVQGVDDSIRPIQHETKSELNETSLKIDIERKLPDITNGCMTRTVSVLEAGNLREHMWWKDTNINSRPWFNVKYVDGRCTVGVSGSPSILSPYRKWHKGELLPLHWMDKYYDHICTVFISFYELKNGESDFLLVNEVNRIKLSFSNTMIKYVCILVNPGNGNTSHLQDVISRIHMSGNSLFVLNGGDNEARKREQTTFIKKLLVGLRQYSNDFFDLQIQKLKKREIKDTCYSQEMFSTRNLIKLVMFEQFKGGSDSTTKMLEYAYDRLLSLDKQLSSNKEEIYQWLDILCLHIVRSTILIDANVAFRKFMFHISTIPDRKEVNNDWFAFQYLWLGNLLKSVSDPSLIPINTMLYPSKTDGLVNSRCMPNPGFIFLQAALFKKRGEIGDGSEVISLLTSSIDAFENSSNFRRVESFIYMLLGEVYFRMENYSMALNNYLVALPVYQRDKWLKIICVLLRNVCQCFIGLGRTKEASQSYIELCTYERDGEYLQALKGKIDGLELVDTNEIGLLDVKGLFGIQVGVKKFENMINDGIDLQLRITSNSKVMAEITIDQIRLDLGCREFLIANDPLLKKGYLQIVNEDGKANLDFDHELCKVLQVHLYPKKVGVFRVVEVELLGHFNDLKFQTRIQITPTIERYFTWYSEDCKHQPIKIHYPSNSFKIEPRIPEIKSSLKYDSVGFIGRQFPITVHFLNADKEPDVVIASVAGTASIADKEIEVVSNTKLELSPNDEGTIIATFDIPQNSDILAPCIVELMFEYEVKEVVVAVRKKIRIAVADVFSWQTELRPVVYPFPDLFKIDAENPGTLPMHTRRWQFRLHLKDMADTMEIEEMSFDIRGPTGVSLTLNSENLQGMLKNGETQIIPVQLDVRIIERSARTIPIDMKCHVKYAVSGLTYDYVVDMYKANLPHVDPRVLVYILQERKDGEVEEVDVVYLLENPTDKIFRYQTNMNPLAGVEIVDYVKTSRINLLPFQQLPLKFTYKTRGKLLPEFTLYDRQYQVFVHASVADDRLYFVDGQLLRR, from the coding sequence atgaagaaatacTCATTAGCGGCCACCCATGTTCCTGTTCCGTTGGTTTATGTTCAAGGAGTGGATGATTCCATCCGACCAATTCAGCACGAAACAAAATCTGAATTAAACGAAACTTCACTTAAAATTGACATTGAGAGAAAGTTGCCAGATATAACCAATGGCTGCATGACACGTACAGTCTCTGTACTAGAAGCGGGCAATTTACGTGAGCATATGTGGTGGAAGGACACTAACATTAATAGCAGGCCATGGTTTAATGTGAAATATGTCGATGGAAGATGCACAGTTGGGGTTAGTGGATCTCCTTCTATCCTAAGTCCGTACAGGAAATGGCACAAGGGAGAATTATTGCCATTGCATTGGATGGATAAATACTATGACCACATATGCACAGTATTCATATCTTTCTATGAATTAAAAAACGGCGAATCTGATTTTTTGCTTGTTAATGAAGTTAATCGAATCAAACTAAGTTTCTCCAATACAATGATCAAATATGTCTGTATTTTAGTTAACCCGGGGAACGGGAATACATCACACCTTCAGGATGTTATTAGTAGGATCCACATGAGTGGTAACTCATTGTTTGTCTTGAACGGTGGTGATAATGAAGCGAGAAAACGTGAACAGACAACtttcatcaagaaattaCTTGTTGGATTACGACAGTAttcaaatgatttttttgatttacAGAtccaaaagttgaaaaagagagaaatcaaagatacTTGTTATTCACAGGagatgttttcaacaagaaattTGATTAAACTGGTGATGTTTGAGCAATTTAAAGGTGGGTCTGATAGCACCACCAAAATGCTGGAATACGCATATGATCGGCTGCTCTCCTTAGATAAGCAGCTGTCTTCCAACAAGGAAGAGATATATCAATGGCTAGATATCTTATGTCTGCATATAGTTCGGTCGACTATATTGATAGATGCAAATGTTGCATTTCGAAAATTTATGTTTCACATTAGTACGATACCAGACCGAAAGGAGGTTAACAACGATTGGTTTGCATTCCAATATTTATGGCTGGGAAACTTGCTCAAATCTGTCAGTGATCCTTCACTCATTCCTATAAATACGATGTTGTACCCTTCTAAAACTGACGGTTTGGTCAATAGTAGATGTATGCCAAATCCAGGATTTATATTCTTACAAGCTGCACTGTTCAAGAAAAGGGGAGAGATTGGTGATGGCTCTGAAGTGATCTCGTTACTTACTAGCTCTATTGATGCATTTGAAAACTCGTCTAACTTCAGGAGAGTAGAATCCTTTATTTATATGCTACTGGGTGAAGTATATTTCAGAATGGAAAACTATAGCATGGCGTTGAACAATTACTTGGTTGCTCTACCGGTTTACCAGCGAGACAAATGGCTGAAGATCATTTGTGTATTACTGAGGAATGTATGTCAATGTTTCATTGGCTTAGGGAGAACGAAAGAAGCATCTCAGAGCTATATTGAATTGTGTACGTATGAGAGAGACGGTGAATATTTACAGGCTCTAAAGGGGAAGATCGATGGTTTGGAATTGGTAGATACCAATGAAATTGGACTACTTGATGTCAAAGGATTATTTGGCATTCAAGTTGGTGTTAAGAAGTTCGAAAACATGATAAACGATGGGATTGATCTTCAATTGAGAATAACTTCCAATTCTAAAGTTATGGCTGAGATAACAATAGACCAAATCAGGCTAGATCTTGGATGCAGGGAATTCTTGATAGCTAATGATCCATTGCTGAAAAAGGGGTATTTACAGATAGTAAATGAGGACGGGAAGGCCAATTTAGATTTCGATCATGAGTTGTGCAAAGTGTTGCAGGTTCATCTATATCCGAAAAAGGTTGGAGTTTTTCGTGTTGTAGAGGTTGAGCTATTGGGACACTTCAACgatttgaagtttcaaacaagaattCAAATCACGCCCACTATTGAAAGGTATTTCACATGGTACTCTGAAGATTGCAAACATCAACCGATCAAAATACACTACCCGTCGaattcattcaaaattgagCCACGCATTCcagaaataaaatcatcTCTCAAGTACGATTCCGTTGGGTTTATTGGTCGTCAGTTCCCGATCACCGTTCATTTCCTTAACGCTGACAAAGAGCCTGATGTAGTTATAGCAAGTGTTGCCGGTACCGCTAGCATTGCAGATAAAGAGATTGAGGTAGTCTCGAATACTAAGCTTGAGTTATCACCTAATGATGAAGGCACAATAATTGCTACATTTGACATCCCACAGAATTCAGACATTTTAGCACCATGTATAGTTGAATTAATGTTTGAGTATGAGGTCAAAGAGGTCGTTGTTGCCgtaagaaaaaaaatcaggaTAGCTGTTGCAGACGTGTTTTCATGGCAGACTGAATTGCGGCCTGTTGTTTATCCATTTCCCGATTTGTTTAAAATTGACGCTGAGAATCCTGGTACTTTGCCGATGCATACTAGAAGGTGGCAATTCCGATTACACTTGAAAGATATGGCGGATACAATGGAGATTGAGGAAATGAGTTTTGACATCAGGGGTCCAACTGGAGTGAGTTTGACGTTAAACAGTGAAAATCTACAGGGTATGCTAAAGAACGGCGAAACACAAATAATACCTGTTCAGCTCGATGTGAGGATTATTGAAAGAAGTGCACGTACTATACCGATAGATATGAAATGCCATGTGAAATATGCGGTCTCGGGTCTCACTTACGACTATGTGGTTGATATGTACAAGGCCAATTTACCACATGTTGATCCTCGTGTTTTGGTTTATATTCTACAGGAGAGGAAAGATGgggaagttgaagaagtgGATGTTGTTTACTTGCTTGAAAATCCAACAGACAAGATATTCAGGTACCAAACGAACATGAATCCATTAGCTggtgttgaaattgtaGACTATGTGAAAACCAGCCGGATAAATCTATTACCGTTTCAGCAGTTGCCATTGAAGTTTACGTATAAAACAAGGGGTAAATTATTACCAGAGTTTACCTTGTATGACAGACAATACCAGGTGTTTGTTCATGCCAGTGTTGCTGATGACCGGCTTTACTTTGTCGATGGGCAATTGCTAAGGCGCTAA
- a CDS encoding uncharacterized protein (PKUD0D00940; similar to Saccharomyces cerevisiae YNL135C (FPR1); ancestral locus Anc_2.131), with translation MFALRPRVPQTFRLFRNHPQLARMSTAPSELQIEVISPGDGVNFPKPGDLLTVHYTGTLTNGKKFDSSVDRNKPFQFRIGQGMVIQGWDQGFAKLSLGEKARLTVPPLMAYGNRGFPGLIPPMSTLIFDVELLKIN, from the coding sequence ATGTTTGCCCTCAGACCTCGTGTTCCACAAACTTTCCGTTTATTCAGAAACCACCCCCAATTAGCAAGAATGTCTACTGCTCCATCCGAACTCCAAATCGAAGTCATTTCCCCAGGTGACGGCGTCAACTTCCCAAAGCCAGGCGATCTTCTTACTGTTCACTACACTGGTACCTTGACCAACGGCAAGAAATTCGATTCCTCTGTCGACAGAAACAAGCCTTTCCAATTCAGAATTGGCCAAGGTATGGTCATCCAAGGATGGGACCAAGGTTTTGCAAAATTATCCCTTGGCGAAAAGGCTAGACTTACCGTGCCACCACTCATGGCATACGGTAACAGAGGCTTTCCTGGTCTTATCCCTCCAATGTCTACCTTAATCTTTGACGTCGAACTATTAAAGATCAACTGA
- a CDS encoding uncharacterized protein (PKUD0D00950; similar to Saccharomyces cerevisiae YEL026W (SNU13); ancestral locus Anc_1.465) produces the protein MSAPNPKAFPLADSALSQQILDLVQQAQNLRQLKKGANETTKTLNRGISEFIIMAADTEPIEILLHLPLLCEDKNVPYVFVPSKTALGRACGVSRPVIAASITTNDASAIKNQIYAVKDKIETLLI, from the coding sequence ATGTCCGCTCCAAACCCAAAGGCATTCCCATTAGCAGACTCTGCTCTCTCCCAacaaattcttgatttggtCCAACAGGCTCAAAACTTGAGACAGTTGAAGAAAGGTGCTAACGAAACCACCAAGACTCTTAACAGAGGTATCTCTGAGTTCATCATCATGGCTGCAGATACCGAGCCAATTGAAATCTTGCTACATTTGCCTCTTTTATGTGAAGATAAGAACGTTCCTTATGTTTTCGTTCCTTCCAAGACTGCATTAGGTAGAGCATGTGGTGTTTCTAGACCAGTCATTGCTGCTTCTATTACTACTAACGATGCGTCTGCTATCAAGAACCAAATTTACGCTGTTAAGGACAAGATTGAAACTCTTTTGATCTAA
- a CDS encoding uncharacterized protein (PKUD0D00960; similar to Saccharomyces cerevisiae YEL027W (VMA3); ancestral locus Anc_1.469), with product MSDLCPVYAPFFGSIGCAAAIVFTCFGASYGTAKSGVGICATCVLRPDLLIKNTVPVIMAGIIAIYGLVVSVLISSSLKQQQALYTGFIQLGAGLSVGLAGLAAGFAIGIVGDAGVRGTAQQPRLFVGMILILIFAEVLGLYGLIVALLMNSRATQDVVC from the coding sequence ATGTCTGATCTCTGTCCAGTATATGCTCCATTCTTTGGCTCCATTGGTTGTGCCGCAGCCATTGTCTTCACCTGTTTTGGTGCCTCCTACGGTACCGCAAAGTCCGGGGTTGGTATTTGTGCAACTTGTGTTCTTAGACCAGACTTGTTGATCAAAAACACCGTTCCTGTCATTATGGCGGGTATTATCGCAATTTACGGGTTGGTTGTCTCTGTGCttatttcttcctcattgaAGCAACAACAAGCATTGTACACCGGTTTCATTCAATTGGGTGCTGGTTTATCAGTCGGTTTGGCTGGTTTGGCTGCGGGTTTTGCAATTGGTATTGTCGGTGATGCCGGTGTGAGAGGTACAGCTCAACAGCCAAGATTGTTCGTTGGTAtgattttaattttgattttcgCAGAAGTTTTAGGTTTGTACGGCTTGATTGTTgcattgttgatgaactcCAGAGCAACCCAAGATGTTGTTTGTTAA
- a CDS encoding uncharacterized protein (PKUD0D00970; similar to Saccharomyces cerevisiae YJR040W (GEF1); ancestral locus Anc_1.466), giving the protein MWQQAYNEDPQLRHRTRAFKQYRTIDWPREKIIENSQYLNALKSDNRPSTSDTLSSAMSFLNEISTMKLIKSRIWTGVQVWFIITIVGIVIGSIAAWLSLLTEYLNELKLNWSSFAIVNFIIYMAFSVLFGVFASYSCLKFAPNACGSGISEVKTIVSGFNRPSFLNFPTLILKASMLPFTIASGLSVGKEGPSVHYASCVGNVLSRSIIPWFNDSSIQLSDIVTASAGSGVAVAFGSPIGGVLFALEEISSGLKLATVWKTFYMSLIAIGTLQLWDPFGTGQIVMFSVRYEIDWKWGEVFWFILLGVFGGVYGRIISYWNIKYVKFRQSSIKNGVLEIALLTLVTSVLSYWNIFMRFEMTNVMEMLFDPCIDTEKKQYCLTNDASLFKWVYLITLLLYALIVRMVLVIVSYGAKVPCGIFVPSMTIGATFGKILGLLVGEVVDHQVNSGIYAFLGAGAALSGITGLTVSVVVIMYELTGAIKYIVPSMIVIVTVRVVSVLCGNSEGIADQMIKFNGIPYIDLKEEHNMDGVIGDVMVRQVYCIDVDIEELDYERILEFGKKEYPVIKNGALVGVVDRESIKELRCDYVSVEIDADTSTVFDIFTQLGPRNVYVTKNGQLVGLLSRKDMIRYEIYSKFEPQDNDNLEWLASLYTSIREHLNPF; this is encoded by the coding sequence ATGTGGCAACAGGCATACAATGAAGATCCCCAACTCCGTCATCGCACACGGGCATTTAAACAATACAGAACAATCGATTGGCCAAGAGAGAAAATCATCGAAAATAGCCAATATTTGAATGCCTTGAAATCAGATAACAGACCATCAACTTCTGATACCCTGTCAAGCGCAATGTCATTTCTTAATGAAATCTCTACAATGAAACTAATAAAATCCAGAATATGGACTGGCGTACAAGTGTGGTTTATTATCACAATTGTAGGAATAGTCATTGGATCCATTGCGGCGTGGTTAAGTTTACTCACTGAATACCTGAACGAGCTGAAACTAAATTGGTCATCCTTTGCCATTGTAAACTTTATAATATACATGGcattttctgttttgtTTGGTGTCTTTGCAAGTTACTCTTGTCTGAAATTTGCTCCTAATGCATGTGGTTCAGGTATATCCGAGGTTAAAACCATTGTATCTGGCTTTAATCGTCCCTCATTCTTGAACTTTCCAACTTTAATATTGAAGGCTTCCATGTTACCATTCACTATAGCGAGCGGGTTATCCGTTGGTAAAGAAGGACCTAGTGTGCATTACGCGTCATGTGTGGGGAATGTTCTGAGTCGATCGATTATTCCATGGTTTAACGATTCATCGATTCAACTATCTGACATTGTAACCGCAAGTGCAGGATCAGGGGTAGCAGTTGCGTTTGGTAGTCCTATTGGTGGCGTGTTGTTTGCTTTAGAGGAAATTTCGAGTGGCTTGAAATTGGCAACAGTTTGGAAGACCTTTTATATGTCTTTGATTGCTATTGGCACGTTGCAATTATGGGATCCTTTTGGTACTGGACAGATAGTAATGTTTTCAGTTCGGTATGAAATTGACTGGAAATGGGGAGAGGTGTTCTGGTTTATTTTACTAGGTGTTTTTGGCGGGGTCTACGGTCGAATCATAAGCTATTGGAATATCAAGTATGTTAAATTCAGACAATCCTCAATTAAAAATGGTGTTTTAGAGATTGCTCTATTGACTTTAGTGACGTCTGTTTTGAGTTATTGGAATATTTTTATGAGATTTGAAATGACCAATGTGATGGAGATGTTGTTTGATCCATGCATTGACACTGAGAAGAAGCAGTATTGTCTAACGAATGATGCGTCGCTATTCAAATGGGTTTATTTGATTACGCTATTACTATACGCCTTAATTGTTAGAATGGTGTTAGTCATTGTAAGTTATGGTGCAAAGGTGCCATGTGGTATTTTTGTTCCAAGCATGACAATAGGCGCCACATTTGGCAAGATTTTAGGGCTGTTGGTTGGTGAAGTTGTTGACCATCAAGTTAATTCCGGGATATATGCGTTTCTAGGTGCCGGTGCAGCATTGAGTGGTATCACTGGTTTGACTGTGTCGGTGGTTGTTATCATGTACGAATTAACAGGCGCAATCAAGTATATAGTGCCTTCAATGATTGTGATAGTAACAGTCCGTGTTGTCAGTGTACTATGCGGTAACAGTGAAGGCATAGCCGACCAGATGATTAAATTCAACGGGATACCGTATATTGACTTGAAGGAGGAACACAATATGGACGGTGTTATTGGTGATGTGATGGTCAGGCAAGTTTACTGTATCGATGTGGACATTGAAGAGCTAGACTATGAAAGAATCCTGGAATTTGGCAAGAAGGAATATCCTGTGATCAAAAATGGGGCCCTAGTTGGCGTTGTTGATCGTGAATCAATCAAGGAGCTACGGTGTGATTACGTGtctgttgaaattgatgcTGATACAAGTACAGTTTTCGATATTTTCACACAATTGGGTCCAAGGAATGTATACGTTACAAAGAATGGCCAATTGGTAGGACTACTGAGTCGTAAAGATATGATCAGGTACGAAATATATTCCAAGTTTGAACCTCAAGACAATGACAATTTAGAATGGCTGGCTTCACTTTACACTTCTATAAGGGAACATCTGAATCCATTTTAG